From a region of the Paenibacillus lutimineralis genome:
- the asnB gene encoding asparagine synthase (glutamine-hydrolyzing): MCGITGFIEWNRDLSEELDLVLSMTSCLEARGPDAQGTWISGPCAFGHRRLSVMDPENGAQPMTIQEEQAVYTIVYNGEIYNAPELKEELRQRGRYFRTNCDTEVLLQAYIEWGPDAVERLNGIFAFAIWDSVHEHILFARDRLGVKPLFYSEAGDTLVFGSEPKSLLQHPKVEASVGPEGLAEIFVIGPARTPGHGVYRNIKEMLPGQVMIFNRLGLRRFSYWKLEAQAHEHSIEDTAAHVRMLLQDTMDRQLISDVPVCTLLSGGLDSSALTALAVDYYRRSQGQMHTYSVDYEGNDQYFKAHSFQPGADAPWIKRMVEELGTEHHWITFDTPELVDALRDSTLARDLPGMADVDASLLLFCKEIKKGATVAISGEAADEVFGGYPWFHRKELLESGTFPWSVATDLRSSLLSPEIRDWIRPEQYVADRYSQAVAEVPHLNGENEDQARMRLMSYLNITRFMPTLLDRKDRMSMGAGLEVRVPFCDHRLVQYVWNIPWEIKTVGGREKGILRKALEGILPEDVLYRKKSPYPKTHHPDYLAKVKGQLLDILDNPASPILPLIDADKIRTIAASPEASSNLPWFGQLMSGPQLFAYLTQVNFWLSHYRVSIR, translated from the coding sequence ATGTGCGGAATTACCGGCTTTATCGAATGGAACCGGGATCTGAGCGAAGAGCTGGATCTGGTTCTATCCATGACCTCCTGCCTTGAGGCAAGGGGCCCCGATGCACAAGGCACATGGATTTCCGGTCCCTGCGCCTTCGGTCATCGCCGCCTAAGTGTCATGGACCCGGAGAACGGGGCTCAGCCGATGACCATTCAAGAGGAACAAGCAGTCTATACCATTGTATATAACGGAGAGATTTACAACGCTCCTGAGCTTAAAGAAGAATTACGACAACGAGGACGCTATTTCAGAACCAACTGCGACACCGAAGTTCTGCTCCAGGCATACATCGAATGGGGACCTGATGCTGTAGAGCGCCTTAACGGAATATTTGCTTTTGCCATATGGGATAGTGTTCACGAGCATATATTATTTGCCCGGGATCGACTGGGTGTGAAACCTCTCTTCTATAGCGAAGCAGGGGATACTCTGGTGTTCGGGTCCGAACCAAAATCCTTGCTCCAACACCCGAAAGTAGAGGCTTCGGTCGGCCCTGAAGGGTTAGCGGAAATATTCGTTATCGGACCGGCCCGAACGCCTGGACACGGGGTTTACCGCAACATCAAGGAAATGCTGCCTGGACAGGTTATGATCTTCAACCGCTTGGGACTGCGTCGCTTCTCGTATTGGAAGCTTGAAGCACAGGCTCATGAGCACAGCATAGAGGACACAGCGGCCCATGTCCGCATGCTGCTGCAGGACACGATGGATCGACAGCTCATCTCTGATGTCCCGGTTTGCACTCTTCTGTCCGGGGGACTCGACTCCAGCGCCCTGACTGCGTTGGCCGTCGATTACTACCGTAGAAGCCAAGGACAGATGCATACGTACTCGGTGGATTACGAAGGGAATGACCAATATTTCAAGGCTCACAGCTTCCAGCCTGGAGCGGACGCCCCCTGGATTAAGCGAATGGTAGAAGAGCTTGGAACCGAGCATCATTGGATTACCTTTGATACTCCAGAGCTGGTTGATGCTCTGAGGGATTCTACTCTGGCCCGCGATCTGCCTGGCATGGCCGACGTCGATGCCTCGTTGCTGTTATTCTGCAAGGAGATCAAAAAAGGAGCGACCGTCGCGATTTCCGGCGAAGCTGCCGACGAGGTGTTCGGCGGATACCCTTGGTTCCATCGTAAGGAATTGCTAGAGTCTGGTACCTTCCCCTGGTCAGTAGCCACCGATCTTCGTTCAAGCCTGTTGTCCCCTGAAATTAGAGACTGGATTCGCCCCGAGCAGTATGTAGCGGATAGATACAGCCAAGCCGTGGCGGAAGTCCCTCATTTAAACGGGGAAAATGAAGATCAAGCACGCATGAGACTGATGTCATATCTCAACATTACCCGCTTCATGCCCACGCTGCTGGACCGTAAGGATCGGATGAGCATGGGCGCCGGACTCGAGGTTCGAGTCCCCTTCTGTGATCATCGCCTCGTCCAATATGTCTGGAATATTCCATGGGAGATTAAGACCGTTGGCGGGCGCGAGAAAGGCATTCTACGCAAAGCGCTTGAGGGCATTCTTCCTGAGGATGTCCTCTACCGTAAAAAGAGTCCCTATCCGAAGACGCATCATCCCGACTATTTAGCTAAAGTAAAAGGACAGTTGCTCGACATTCTCGATAATCCAGCATCGCCGATTCTTCCTCTAATTGATGCGGATAAAATTCGCACCATCGCCGCATCGCCAGAAGCGTCCAGCAATCTGCCCTGGTTCGGCCAACTGATGTCCGGACCTCAATTATTCGCCTATCTGACACAGGTGAATTTCTGGCTATCCCATTACCGTGTCTCCATCCGTTAA
- a CDS encoding winged helix-turn-helix domain-containing protein, translating into MTALEFEPRDYSVSFQGENIHLLAKEYALLQFLYQNRGQVFSREQLLDQVWPMEYPGERTVDDHVYRLRKKLKAWSGKVHLHTVRGLGYSLTLEESSGLAIPSLTDSGVKQQIGELLDTYLRLGQSQSMQALVNQQEMLGVSIDSMHQMFLKFVRADLDWFLESDEEEYGKLYWLLNFYCAFYIEPEKCLDYYERTIELEILPFKMHRELKILNILGLYAKNRRVEEDLLRVQEAYRAVEEENGDLDIFKIHIATSEMQIHLLAGHIAEAECCSIHIEEMLVQTPYLREIGAYYSIKGRLLLLQDQRQEALSALEYGLKAAETAHNIPLLIGLVVGMLHFLQTTYTDPKLLKMFQARYDELERIYKLAAYKRPIEQRIERILGPV; encoded by the coding sequence ATGACCGCGCTTGAATTTGAACCTCGGGATTATTCCGTCAGCTTTCAGGGGGAGAACATTCATCTGCTTGCAAAAGAGTACGCGCTGTTGCAGTTTCTGTACCAGAATCGCGGTCAGGTCTTCAGCCGGGAGCAGTTGCTCGATCAGGTGTGGCCGATGGAATATCCGGGGGAACGTACCGTGGATGATCATGTATACCGGCTCCGTAAAAAACTGAAGGCATGGAGTGGGAAGGTGCATCTCCACACGGTTCGAGGGCTTGGATACAGCCTTACGCTTGAAGAATCGTCAGGACTTGCGATACCTTCCTTGACGGATAGCGGGGTTAAGCAGCAGATTGGAGAATTACTCGACACTTACCTGCGGCTGGGGCAGAGCCAATCGATGCAGGCCCTTGTCAATCAGCAAGAAATGCTTGGCGTGAGTATCGACTCCATGCATCAAATGTTCCTGAAGTTTGTACGCGCGGATCTGGATTGGTTCCTGGAGAGTGATGAGGAAGAGTATGGAAAACTATATTGGCTGCTGAATTTTTATTGTGCTTTTTACATCGAACCGGAGAAATGCCTGGATTATTATGAACGGACCATTGAACTGGAGATATTGCCGTTTAAGATGCATCGGGAGCTGAAAATATTAAATATTCTTGGTCTATATGCCAAAAACAGACGGGTTGAAGAGGATCTGCTGCGTGTGCAGGAAGCGTATCGCGCTGTGGAAGAAGAAAATGGCGACTTGGATATTTTCAAAATTCATATTGCAACATCGGAGATGCAGATTCATCTGCTCGCAGGCCATATTGCCGAGGCAGAATGTTGTTCTATACATATTGAAGAGATGTTGGTCCAGACCCCCTATTTGCGGGAAATCGGCGCTTACTACAGTATAAAGGGCAGATTGCTACTTCTTCAGGATCAGCGCCAAGAGGCCTTATCAGCCTTGGAGTATGGTCTGAAGGCGGCTGAGACAGCGCATAATATACCGTTACTCATCGGGTTGGTCGTAGGCATGCTTCATTTTTTACAGACGACATATACGGATCCAAAACTGCTCAAGATGTTCCAAGCCCGGTATGATGAATTGGAAAGAATCTATAAACTTGCAGCATATAAGCGACCTATCGAACAGAGGATCGAACGGATTTTGGGTCCTGTCTGA
- a CDS encoding N-acetylmannosamine-6-phosphate 2-epimerase: protein MLHSIIQSLKGGLIVSCQALEGEPFYGSDYMARFAIAAEMGNAVGIRANTPQDIRAIKKVSHLPLIGLWKQEYSGFDVYITPTLQEIEGVIAAGADIVAMDATLRTRPGGVNLADIVNKIREKHQVLLMADVSTVVEGEEAEKLGFDLISTTLSGYTDYSPQSEEPDIQLVAELSRKVSIPVLAEGKIYTPEQASQCIQAGAYAVVIGGAITRPQLITKKFTEALR from the coding sequence ATGCTGCATTCCATCATTCAATCTCTTAAGGGAGGGCTTATTGTGTCTTGTCAGGCCCTTGAGGGTGAACCTTTTTACGGTAGCGACTATATGGCACGCTTTGCTATAGCGGCTGAAATGGGCAACGCGGTAGGAATTAGAGCAAATACGCCACAGGATATCAGGGCCATCAAGAAGGTGAGTCATTTACCTTTGATCGGCTTATGGAAGCAAGAATATAGCGGTTTTGACGTTTACATAACCCCTACGCTGCAAGAGATCGAAGGTGTAATCGCGGCCGGAGCAGATATTGTAGCCATGGATGCAACCTTGCGTACCAGACCAGGAGGTGTGAATCTAGCGGATATCGTGAATAAGATCAGGGAGAAGCATCAGGTTTTATTAATGGCAGATGTATCCACCGTTGTGGAAGGAGAAGAGGCAGAAAAATTAGGGTTCGATCTCATCTCTACCACTTTGTCTGGTTATACGGACTATAGCCCGCAGAGTGAAGAACCGGATATTCAATTAGTTGCAGAACTCAGCCGGAAAGTCAGTATTCCTGTGTTAGCTGAGGGAAAGATTTATACTCCTGAGCAGGCATCACAGTGTATCCAAGCAGGAGCTTATGCCGTTGTCATTGGTGGGGCTATTACTAGGCCACAATTAATTACAAAGAAATTTACCGAGGCTTTACGATAA
- a CDS encoding response regulator transcription factor, translating to MEHISILVADDEVEIADLISIHLEKEGYHVITAYNGLEAMQVILSQPVDLLILDIMMPKMDGYEVTRQVREQYNMPIIFLSAKTSDFDKVHGLVIGADDYMTKPFTPIELVARVNAQLRRYTKLNQPRIEQSAALEFGGLVISVDRRTITLYGEDIVVTPKEFDILYLLARHPKKVFSVENIFEQVWGEAYFEGSNTVMVHIRTLRKKLGEDKQKDKWIKTVWGVGYSFNG from the coding sequence GTGGAACATATATCGATTCTGGTTGCCGATGACGAAGTGGAGATCGCTGATCTGATCTCGATCCATCTGGAGAAGGAAGGTTACCATGTCATCACAGCCTATAACGGACTGGAAGCGATGCAGGTCATTCTGTCGCAGCCGGTCGATCTGCTCATATTGGATATTATGATGCCGAAAATGGACGGCTATGAAGTAACGCGTCAGGTACGCGAACAATATAACATGCCGATTATCTTTCTAAGTGCGAAAACATCCGATTTCGATAAGGTGCATGGTCTTGTGATTGGAGCCGATGATTATATGACGAAGCCGTTCACACCAATCGAGTTGGTGGCCCGTGTTAACGCACAGCTGCGCAGATACACGAAGCTAAACCAGCCCAGGATAGAGCAATCTGCGGCGCTTGAATTCGGTGGGCTAGTGATCTCTGTCGACCGCCGGACTATAACTTTATATGGTGAGGATATCGTCGTGACGCCGAAGGAATTTGATATTTTGTATTTACTGGCCCGCCACCCGAAGAAGGTATTCAGTGTTGAAAATATTTTTGAACAGGTATGGGGCGAGGCCTATTTTGAGGGGAGTAATACAGTCATGGTTCATATCCGTACCCTGCGTAAAAAGCTGGGGGAGGATAAACAAAAAGACAAGTGGATCAAAACGGTGTGGGGGGTAGGGTATTCGTTCAATGGCTAG
- a CDS encoding HAMP domain-containing sensor histidine kinase, with protein sequence MARVKRSFRSKMLMLFAASMGMSGAITYTVYKILQIYYRNNVRLEDSMAYYRKLIRSIGDVNFFLILFIPLSILFFYLLSRPYSIYFRQISEGINHLARGDFKQRVQIPSHDEFGAIAEDINLASEQLRQAVERGDFTESSKDQLVVNLAHDLRTPLTSVLGYLDLILKEEQLTKEQVRHYLTIAFTKSQRLEKLIDELFEITRMNYGVLKLKKTPININELLIQLSEELYPVFEKNDLTVRLDMATQLAMIGDGDLLARVFENLLTNASRYGTDGQFVDINGFMEDGDTIVVQIVNYGESIPADDMPHLFDMFFNGDKARSHQEDSKGLGLFIAKNIVEQHQGTITAESSLTRTVFEVRLPQESKATE encoded by the coding sequence ATGGCTAGAGTCAAACGTAGTTTCCGTTCAAAGATGCTGATGTTGTTTGCAGCAAGCATGGGGATGTCTGGAGCTATCACTTATACCGTTTATAAGATTCTGCAAATTTATTACCGCAATAACGTACGGCTTGAGGATTCCATGGCATATTATCGTAAATTGATCCGGAGCATCGGTGATGTGAACTTTTTCCTGATCCTATTTATACCGCTTTCCATCCTGTTTTTTTATCTACTCTCAAGGCCATATTCGATCTACTTCAGACAAATTTCCGAGGGGATCAATCATCTTGCCCGTGGCGATTTCAAACAGAGGGTCCAGATTCCGTCCCATGATGAATTCGGAGCTATTGCGGAGGACATTAATTTGGCCAGTGAGCAGCTAAGACAAGCCGTTGAGAGAGGAGATTTCACAGAGAGCAGTAAGGATCAATTGGTCGTCAATTTGGCGCATGATTTGCGTACGCCGCTCACATCGGTTCTGGGTTATCTCGATTTAATCTTGAAGGAAGAGCAGTTAACAAAAGAGCAGGTCAGGCATTACTTAACGATTGCTTTTACCAAATCCCAACGTCTGGAGAAGTTGATTGACGAGCTGTTTGAAATCACGCGGATGAACTATGGGGTGCTGAAGCTCAAGAAGACGCCTATCAATATTAATGAACTGCTGATTCAGCTGAGCGAGGAATTGTATCCCGTCTTTGAGAAGAATGATTTAACGGTTCGCCTAGATATGGCTACACAGCTTGCTATGATCGGTGATGGAGATTTATTGGCTCGCGTATTTGAGAATCTCCTGACCAATGCGAGCCGGTACGGAACGGACGGTCAATTCGTAGATATTAACGGCTTCATGGAGGACGGAGATACGATCGTTGTACAAATTGTTAATTACGGTGAGAGTATCCCCGCTGATGATATGCCACATCTTTTTGACATGTTCTTTAATGGGGATAAAGCACGATCGCATCAGGAGGACAGTAAAGGACTTGGTCTGTTTATCGCCAAAAATATCGTAGAACAGCATCAGGGAACGATTACTGCGGAAAGCAGCTTGACTAGAACCGTGTTTGAGGTGCGCTTGCCGCAAGAGAGCAAAGCTACTGAATAA
- a CDS encoding ROK family protein, translating to MRHSEEVAIGLDIGGTNIKSGIVNAKGEVVHHLNLPTKAHEGGEALLGRIAGITKEMELYSDSKGWKVAGVGIGTAGQVNSRTGIVMGATANLPGWSGMELGERLQSQTGLSVLVDNDANAMAFGEAWVGSGRRWKDFICVTLGTGIGGCLIIDHRPYPGRDGFAGEIGHHVINFDGYPCNCGRTGCWEQYASATGLMSLVKEAGLALAEVHKPEMVFAFAQSGNEAAIHVLEQYTRYIATGLANMVHIFNPEGIVIGGAITRQGDFLLNPVRDQLSQQLLPVFRERAEEIEVVAASLGDNGGVVGAVAGYFI from the coding sequence ATGCGGCATTCTGAAGAAGTGGCCATCGGTTTGGATATTGGCGGTACAAACATTAAATCAGGAATTGTAAATGCCAAGGGAGAGGTTGTCCATCACTTAAACCTTCCGACGAAGGCTCATGAAGGTGGGGAGGCATTATTAGGCCGAATTGCTGGAATTACGAAAGAAATGGAGCTTTATTCGGACAGTAAAGGTTGGAAGGTAGCGGGGGTTGGCATTGGAACGGCGGGACAAGTTAATAGCCGTACAGGGATTGTTATGGGGGCAACAGCCAATTTACCGGGGTGGTCCGGAATGGAGCTTGGTGAACGGCTGCAATCCCAAACAGGCTTGTCTGTACTGGTTGATAATGATGCGAATGCGATGGCTTTCGGGGAAGCATGGGTAGGATCAGGAAGACGCTGGAAGGATTTCATTTGTGTTACCTTGGGTACAGGAATAGGAGGCTGTCTGATTATCGATCACCGGCCATATCCGGGGCGCGACGGGTTTGCTGGAGAGATAGGACATCATGTTATTAACTTTGATGGCTATCCATGTAATTGTGGAAGAACAGGCTGCTGGGAGCAGTATGCTTCTGCGACAGGCTTGATGAGCTTGGTGAAGGAAGCTGGATTAGCATTGGCGGAAGTCCATAAGCCGGAAATGGTATTCGCCTTCGCGCAGAGCGGGAACGAAGCGGCCATTCACGTACTGGAGCAGTATACGCGGTATATAGCGACAGGGTTGGCGAATATGGTCCATATCTTTAATCCGGAAGGAATCGTCATTGGAGGGGCCATTACCAGGCAAGGAGACTTCCTGCTGAATCCCGTCCGTGATCAGTTATCGCAGCAATTGCTCCCCGTTTTTAGGGAGAGAGCAGAGGAGATTGAAGTTGTAGCGGCATCTTTGGGGGATAATGGTGGAGTCGTTGGAGCTGTAGCAGGCTATTTTATTTAA
- a CDS encoding DUF6199 family natural product biosynthesis protein, with translation MNWIIAVLCIALGAVSTLFPSSAWYMSYGWRYKDTAPSQAALVTQRVGGILLSLIGFVMITASCSS, from the coding sequence ATGAATTGGATAATTGCAGTCCTATGTATCGCTCTGGGGGCCGTGTCCACTCTCTTTCCGAGCTCGGCCTGGTACATGTCATACGGATGGAGGTATAAAGACACTGCTCCCAGCCAAGCTGCCCTTGTGACTCAGCGCGTTGGGGGCATTCTGCTGTCTCTGATCGGCTTCGTCATGATCACAGCCAGTTGCTCCTCCTAA
- a CDS encoding glutathione peroxidase — translation MSIYDYEVRTISGEVTTLEPYRGKVLLIVNTASGCGLTPHYRGLQELYTEYAESGFVVLGFPCNQFAGQEPGTEAEIKSFCETNYQVTFPLFSKIDVKGEHAHPLYQYLVEYTPEPYRTGDIEWNFVKFLIDRSGDIMKQYSARTEPEAIRPDIELLLQQ, via the coding sequence ATGAGCATATACGATTATGAGGTACGAACCATTTCCGGCGAAGTCACAACCCTGGAACCTTATCGGGGAAAGGTGCTGCTAATCGTCAATACGGCAAGCGGCTGCGGCCTGACTCCCCATTACCGGGGTCTGCAGGAACTATACACAGAATACGCTGAAAGTGGCTTTGTCGTTCTAGGATTCCCCTGCAATCAATTTGCTGGACAAGAACCTGGTACAGAGGCAGAAATCAAATCCTTCTGTGAGACCAATTATCAGGTTACCTTCCCACTATTCAGCAAGATTGATGTGAAAGGCGAGCATGCACACCCGCTCTATCAATACCTTGTGGAGTATACGCCCGAGCCTTACCGCACCGGAGACATCGAATGGAATTTCGTAAAATTCTTGATCGACCGTAGCGGCGATATAATGAAGCAGTACAGCGCTCGTACCGAGCCGGAAGCGATCCGACCTGATATCGAGCTGTTACTTCAGCAATGA
- a CDS encoding multicopper oxidase family protein, translating to MKNKLKIWLAIGAISIVAVGCAKSEATETASKPADSPSSPLTLTRETPVVDGKEYTITAKASNLQVSAGKTLPVWTFNNSVPGPQIRVKVGDTVKIKLQNELEEPVSIHWHGYPVPNLMDGIPGVTQDAVVPGKAFTYEFKATIPGTYWYHSHQDSVNQLDKGLYGSLIVEGPDENYDRDYTLVLDEWMSADSMNMGSHANNAKNGGMEGMDHGSMDMSDMEGMDHSQMDMGDMSGMGHDMSMYDLYTINGKTGDAIDKLTVKQGEKVRIRLINAGYLTHTMHLHGHEFKIVSSDGQPVNSPAVITDQGIAVAPGERYDLEFTANNPGNWLLEEHGNEARVQNMRAVIAYEGAENKQTDASNAPEELPQFDLLKYGKQAETRFSLDQSFDQEVLLNLNTAMKGGEMVYTINGKVFPDTDPIQVDKGEKVKVTFINHSSKDDHPMHLHGHFFQVLGKNGQPLEGAPVIKDTLNVKPGEKYVVAFEADNPGDWMFHCHDLHHASAGMVTDVKYNGYQSGYTPDPNVDNIPE from the coding sequence ATGAAAAATAAATTGAAAATCTGGTTGGCGATTGGAGCGATCAGCATCGTGGCTGTGGGTTGTGCCAAGTCCGAGGCTACGGAAACCGCCAGCAAGCCTGCGGACAGCCCGTCAAGTCCGTTAACTCTAACTAGAGAAACGCCAGTTGTCGATGGTAAGGAATACACGATTACAGCAAAAGCCAGCAATCTGCAGGTGTCCGCAGGTAAGACTCTGCCGGTATGGACATTCAACAATTCTGTACCAGGTCCACAAATTCGTGTGAAGGTCGGTGACACCGTCAAGATTAAATTGCAGAATGAACTCGAGGAACCCGTCTCTATTCATTGGCACGGTTATCCTGTACCGAATTTGATGGATGGAATTCCTGGGGTTACACAAGATGCAGTCGTACCCGGCAAAGCCTTTACCTATGAATTCAAGGCAACGATCCCAGGTACGTATTGGTACCACTCCCATCAGGATAGCGTTAATCAATTGGATAAGGGACTCTATGGATCGTTAATTGTGGAGGGTCCGGATGAGAATTACGACCGTGACTATACACTAGTACTGGATGAGTGGATGAGCGCTGACAGCATGAATATGGGGAGCCATGCTAACAACGCGAAGAACGGCGGGATGGAAGGCATGGATCATGGAAGCATGGATATGAGTGATATGGAAGGAATGGATCACAGTCAAATGGATATGGGGGACATGAGTGGAATGGGACATGACATGAGCATGTACGACCTCTATACCATCAACGGCAAGACAGGTGACGCGATCGATAAACTGACAGTCAAACAGGGCGAGAAGGTTCGAATCCGCTTGATTAATGCCGGTTATCTGACACATACGATGCACCTGCATGGCCATGAATTCAAGATCGTCTCCTCTGATGGACAACCTGTGAACAGCCCAGCTGTGATTACCGATCAAGGGATTGCTGTTGCTCCGGGTGAGAGATATGATCTTGAGTTTACAGCGAACAATCCGGGGAACTGGCTGTTGGAGGAGCATGGAAATGAAGCTCGGGTACAGAATATGAGAGCAGTCATCGCTTATGAGGGCGCGGAGAATAAGCAGACAGACGCATCTAATGCTCCTGAGGAATTGCCTCAATTCGATCTGCTTAAGTACGGCAAACAGGCAGAGACACGCTTCTCTCTTGATCAATCCTTCGATCAGGAAGTTCTGCTGAACTTGAACACGGCGATGAAGGGTGGCGAGATGGTCTATACCATTAATGGCAAAGTATTTCCAGATACCGATCCGATCCAGGTTGATAAAGGAGAGAAGGTCAAAGTCACTTTTATCAACCATTCCTCGAAAGATGATCATCCGATGCATCTACATGGCCACTTCTTCCAAGTGCTCGGCAAAAATGGACAACCGCTTGAAGGAGCGCCTGTGATCAAGGATACCCTTAATGTGAAGCCGGGCGAGAAATATGTAGTTGCCTTCGAGGCAGATAACCCAGGGGACTGGATGTTCCACTGCCATGATCTGCATCATGCTTCGGCGGGGATGGTCACCGATGTGAAATATAACGGTTATCAGAGTGGATACACGCCTGATCCGAATGTAGATAACATACCGGAATAA
- a CDS encoding M15 family metallopeptidase, producing MKKRVFVVLFMLGLCYLLIKIEPVLKDNVKIQSLRQTYNSNSSPRLVSQTTSKMQVERSQIYQGNLLLVNRQFAVRQESVRTDIVNLFDYPNLMEGYGVYDRNIRLSEEVAQRFMDMVAAASKDGVNHFLISSGYRDFEQQDVLYEEMGSEYALPAGNSEHNLGLSLDVGSTKSKMSEAPEGRWIEKNAWKYGFILRYPKDKIDITGIAYEPWHIRYVGLPHSAVMHEKNFVLEEYISFLQEEGRISAEVAGKKYTVTYYPKSHNKTVELPGSKEYELSGDNEGGLIMTVQE from the coding sequence ATGAAGAAGAGGGTATTTGTCGTACTGTTCATGCTGGGGTTATGCTATCTACTCATTAAAATAGAGCCGGTCTTGAAAGATAATGTGAAGATCCAAAGTCTTAGGCAGACTTATAATTCTAATTCGTCTCCACGTCTGGTGTCTCAGACCACGAGTAAAATGCAAGTTGAAAGAAGCCAAATATACCAAGGAAATCTGCTTCTGGTTAATAGACAATTCGCAGTACGACAGGAGAGTGTCAGAACAGATATTGTTAATTTATTCGATTACCCTAACCTGATGGAGGGCTATGGGGTGTATGATCGTAACATTCGTCTGTCCGAAGAAGTGGCGCAGAGGTTCATGGATATGGTTGCGGCAGCATCTAAGGATGGAGTTAACCATTTTCTGATCAGCAGCGGCTATCGGGATTTCGAGCAGCAGGACGTATTATATGAAGAGATGGGCTCGGAGTATGCTCTGCCGGCAGGGAATAGTGAGCATAATCTAGGATTATCACTTGATGTTGGATCGACTAAATCGAAGATGTCCGAGGCTCCCGAGGGGCGATGGATTGAGAAGAACGCTTGGAAATATGGATTCATTCTGCGCTATCCGAAGGATAAGATCGATATCACCGGTATCGCATACGAGCCGTGGCATATCCGGTATGTTGGCCTACCTCATAGCGCTGTTATGCATGAGAAGAACTTCGTGCTTGAAGAGTATATCAGCTTCTTACAGGAGGAAGGAAGGATATCTGCCGAGGTCGCGGGGAAGAAGTATACGGTAACCTACTATCCGAAGTCTCATAACAAGACGGTTGAACTTCCAGGGAGTAAGGAGTATGAGCTCTCTGGCGATAATGAAGGCGGGCTTATTATGACGGTGCAAGAGTGA
- a CDS encoding phosphatase PAP2 family protein produces the protein MNKLIERLPEKWRGWLPLLLMLIFPVLGALYKLVNRPKAQVYYLGTSFDQATPFIKYFALPYGIWIFFIYVCIVYFFFKDRKSYYRSLLLYTVSALSCYVIYLMFQTTVPRPTVTGNDPFSLIVKYIYNRDLPFNCFPSIHCFSSYMVMRLIWTSPARNRVNTLLISSMSLIIIASTLLIKQHVIVDAFAGIALVEFYILVLFRLPSLYRSRSSKGQVHQRGINA, from the coding sequence GTGAATAAGTTGATTGAGCGGCTCCCAGAGAAATGGAGAGGCTGGCTTCCCTTGTTGCTCATGCTGATTTTTCCAGTGCTCGGCGCTCTGTACAAACTTGTAAATCGCCCGAAGGCGCAGGTCTACTATCTTGGCACCTCATTCGATCAGGCGACGCCATTCATTAAGTATTTCGCGCTTCCGTATGGAATCTGGATATTTTTTATTTATGTATGTATTGTTTATTTCTTCTTCAAAGACCGCAAGTCATATTACCGATCCTTACTGCTGTACACGGTCTCGGCCTTATCTTGTTACGTTATCTACTTAATGTTTCAGACTACGGTACCTCGGCCAACAGTAACCGGAAATGACCCGTTCAGTCTAATTGTAAAATATATATATAATCGCGACCTGCCGTTCAACTGCTTCCCAAGCATTCACTGTTTCTCCAGCTATATGGTGATGCGCTTGATCTGGACCAGTCCGGCCCGCAACCGTGTAAATACGCTTCTCATCAGCAGCATGTCCTTGATCATTATCGCTTCAACATTACTTATCAAGCAGCATGTCATTGTCGATGCGTTCGCAGGTATCGCCCTTGTTGAATTCTACATCTTGGTATTATTCCGTCTTCCAAGCCTATACCGCAGCCGTTCTTCCAAAGGACAGGTGCATCAGCGCGGTATCAATGCCTAA